Proteins from a genomic interval of Candidatus Hydrogenedentota bacterium:
- a CDS encoding patatin-like phospholipase family protein has protein sequence MEKQFRNLVFEGGGVKGIAYVGAMQILEQRGHLAGIKRVGGTSAGAINALLFALGYSIPEQRDILDSTDFKKFMDNSFGIIRDVNRLIKKFGWNKGDYFLGWIEELIQKKMGKKKTTFKDLNDSGKPDLYVTGTNLSTGYSEVFSAERHQNMTLADAV, from the coding sequence ATGGAAAAACAGTTTAGAAATTTAGTTTTTGAAGGGGGCGGGGTTAAAGGCATTGCGTATGTCGGGGCGATGCAGATTCTGGAGCAACGGGGGCACCTGGCCGGAATCAAAAGAGTTGGCGGAACAAGTGCCGGAGCGATCAACGCGCTTTTGTTTGCCCTGGGATATTCCATTCCGGAACAGCGCGACATTCTTGACTCGACCGATTTTAAGAAATTCATGGACAATTCGTTCGGCATTATAAGAGACGTCAATCGGCTCATCAAAAAATTCGGATGGAATAAAGGCGATTACTTTTTGGGCTGGATAGAAGAATTAATACAAAAAAAGATGGGTAAAAAGAAAACGACCTTTAAGGATTTAAACGATTCCGGAAAGCCGGATTTATACGTTACAGGGACAAATCTTTCGACAGGGTATTCCGAGGTTTTCTCAGCCGAGCGCCATCAAAACATGACCTTAGCCGACGCCGT
- the lnu(F) gene encoding lincosamide nucleotidyltransferase Lnu(F), with product MLQQRMIERFREACHNDAWVIAALMFGSFATGEGDAFSDIEFAVFIQDDSFESFEQRSWLNAVSPVAAYFLDDFGHHTALFENGIRGEFHFMRKSDIPIISTWQGYGWFPSLDAAVLLDRSGELSQYASALVGGPPSREGVPLVEGLALNLISQMLFGANLLNRGEHARAWALLSKAHENLLKLVRLNEGATEHWPTPSRALEKDVSEDSYNRYLACTASAEPRALCIAYHETWKWSLELFKSVVEPLNIDLPRTVIAQVQRLLNESATPHNK from the coding sequence ATGCTTCAGCAAAGAATGATCGAACGCTTCCGAGAGGCTTGTCATAATGATGCATGGGTGATCGCAGCTTTGATGTTTGGCTCATTTGCGACCGGAGAGGGAGACGCGTTCTCTGACATCGAGTTCGCGGTATTCATCCAGGATGATTCATTCGAGAGTTTCGAGCAGCGCTCGTGGCTTAATGCAGTCAGCCCGGTTGCTGCTTACTTTCTGGACGATTTCGGCCATCACACAGCACTTTTTGAAAACGGTATTCGCGGTGAATTCCACTTCATGCGCAAATCTGACATACCAATTATTTCCACTTGGCAAGGCTACGGGTGGTTTCCCTCGCTAGATGCAGCCGTTTTGCTGGATCGATCAGGTGAGCTGTCTCAGTATGCGAGTGCTCTGGTGGGTGGGCCTCCCTCACGTGAAGGTGTGCCCTTGGTAGAAGGACTCGCCTTAAACCTCATCAGTCAAATGCTCTTTGGCGCCAATCTTCTGAATCGCGGCGAACATGCTCGCGCATGGGCATTGCTGAGCAAGGCTCATGAGAATCTTTTGAAGCTGGTTCGTTTAAATGAAGGGGCAACGGAACACTGGCCAACACCTTCACGTGCGTTGGAAAAGGATGTCTCGGAGGACTCGTATAATCGCTATCTGGCATGTACAGCCAGCGCAGAACCTAGAGCACTATGTATAGCCTATCATGAAACGTGGAAGTGGAGTCTAGAATTATTCAAGAGTGTTGTTGAACCTTTGAATATAGATCTTCCGAGAACTGTAATTGCGCAGGTACAAAGGTTGCTCAATGAGTCTGCAACACCGCACAACAAGTAA